The genomic DNA GTGACCTTTGTGGCCGCCGATGCCTTCCGCCTGGCCACGCGGACGGCTCCGCTGCCGGGAGCCACTGAGCCACGCGAGGATATCTTGATCCCGGCACGTACCCTGACTGAGCTGGCGCGCATCCTGCCCAACGAGGGCCCCGTTGAGATGATCGTCACCCCCAACCATCGTCAGGTGCTCTTCCATACGGAGCAGATCGATCTCGTCTCTCGCCTGCTCGACGGCACCTTCCCGAACTACCGCGCCATCATTCCGGCGGAGTATAAGACGCGCGCGGTATTGGAGACAAAGGCGCTGACCGAGCGTGTGAAGGCCGCCGCTCTCTTCGCGCGCAATAGCTCGAACATCACGCGCTTGAAGATCTCGCCACAGGGCGCCAATGGCTCGGAGACCGGCACAGTGACAATTGAGGCGACCGCTGAGGATTTGGGCGATACGACCAGTACACTGACCGCCGCCGTCGACGGCGAGGAGATTCAGATCATTTTCAATGTGGATTATCTGGTCGATGTGCTCAATGTCCTGGATGCACCAGAGGTGGCTCTGGAGGTGACTTCACCTATGCGTCCCGGCGTGTTGCGCCCGGTGGATGCCACCGACTATACGTATGTCATTATGCCCATGCATACGAATCGCGCCTGATTGGCGGGCCTGCTCGCCCTGCCCTTTTGTCCTGTCCAGGAGGGATCGGCCAAGGGCACCCGCCGGGCCCGCCCGCCAGCTCTCGCCCTGCAGAGGCCGGACCTGGGCCGCTGCTACGCCAGCGCCTCGACTATGCTCGCTCTCTTA from Thermogemmatispora onikobensis includes the following:
- the dnaN gene encoding DNA polymerase III subunit beta — its product is MKFTCKQQDLSRGLSVVSHAVSSRSTLPILANVLLSAEQGRLKLAATNLEIGINCWVEAQIEEEGTTTVPARLFTELVNSLPQGAVQVAAQADTHVVNLQCLGLGINTNVKGMDPSEFPLIPTAEGGEPPILLEAPLLKEMISQVAFAAAKDESRPVFTGVLVQVRNEQVTFVAADAFRLATRTAPLPGATEPREDILIPARTLTELARILPNEGPVEMIVTPNHRQVLFHTEQIDLVSRLLDGTFPNYRAIIPAEYKTRAVLETKALTERVKAAALFARNSSNITRLKISPQGANGSETGTVTIEATAEDLGDTTSTLTAAVDGEEIQIIFNVDYLVDVLNVLDAPEVALEVTSPMRPGVLRPVDATDYTYVIMPMHTNRA